Proteins encoded by one window of Bacillus rossius redtenbacheri isolate Brsri chromosome 14, Brsri_v3, whole genome shotgun sequence:
- the LOC134538775 gene encoding uncharacterized protein LOC134538775: MLKLRTNENNLRWSLLGMASKYTIEILDDKVKNPENSDSSSSSDDESLKVLKDKLSDIKPELKDQNLNMETGRCFVDPGYFFGKRCEEVEEFLKQFRRAAKVNGWNEQKCLSYLPTFLRGPALKWYDSCESTLENLTTFEELANKLRDAFVRVGHIEDLELRLQARVQAVDEPFESFVYDILNLCNRLDAKMNEASKVRYVLRGLRPDIVEKVMLFPNNTVEQLLGNLRNIEAGLYYAKNHERTQWVNSKQEQVPIRNLKEIQTPERELSSINTRIEDSLIEFNKQLKQLRGELDTMRLQAQPKSQFRTQGGNYKNNSTLTQYHRNQNNNFFRQTPSNSFPKITDRPQWTSDGRPICLKCKRPGHLIRDCKTSQQGN, encoded by the coding sequence atgcttaagttaaggactaatgaaaataatttaaggtggagtctattagggatggctagtaaatacacaattgaaatattggatgacaaagtaaaaaaccctgagaacagtgatagtagttcttcgtcagatgatgaatcattgaaagtgttaaaagataaattaagcgacataaaaccagaattgaaagatcagaatttaaacatggagacaggcaggtgttttgtggacccgggatatttttttggaaagagatgtgaggaggttgaggaatttttaaaacagtttcgcagagcagccaaggtaaatgggtggaatgagcaaaaatgtttgtcatacttgcctacatttttgagagggcctgctttaaaatggtatgacagctgtgagagcacattggagaatttaactacatttgaggaattagcaaataaattaagggatgcgtttgtgagagtgggtcacatagaggacttagagttaagattgcaggcgcgagtacaagcagtagatgaacctttcgagtcatttgtgtacgacatattgaatctttgtaaccgacttgatgctaagatgaatgaagctagtaaggttagatatgtattgcgtgggttaaggccagacattgtagagaaagttatgcttttcccaaacaatactgtggaacagttactaggtaatttgaggaatattgaggcaggtctgtattacgctaaaaatcatgagaggacacagtgggtaaattcgaaacaggaacaagtacctatcagaaatcttaaagaaattcaaacaccagaaagagaattgtcatctatcaacacgagaattgaggacagtttgatagagtttaataaacaattaaaacaattacgcggggaactggataccatgagattacaggcacaaccaaagtcacagtttagaactcagggaggaaattacaaaaataacagtacactaacacaataccatcgaaatcagaacaacaattttttcaggcagaccccaagtaattcatttccaaaaataactgacagaccacagtggacctcagatggtaggccgatttgtttaaaatgcaaacgaccaggtcacttgatacgagattgcaaaacgtcacaacagggaaactaa